In Ipomoea triloba cultivar NCNSP0323 chromosome 7, ASM357664v1, a single genomic region encodes these proteins:
- the LOC116024823 gene encoding TATA-box-binding protein translates to MADQGLEGSQPVDLSKHPSGIVPTLQNIVSTVNLDCKLDLKAIALQARNAEYNPKRFAAVIMRIREPKTTALIFASGKMVCTGAKSEQQSKLAARKYARIIQKLGFPAKFKDFKIQNIVGSCDVKFPIRLEGLAYAHGAFSSYEPELFPGLIYRMKQPKIVLLIFVSGKIVLTGAKVRDETYTAFENIYPVLTEFRKNQQ, encoded by the exons ATGGCAGATCAGGGTTTGGAAGGAAGCCAACCGGTGGATCTATCTAAGCACCCCTCTGGAATAGTTCCTACTCTCCA GAACATAGTGTCAACTGTGAACCTGGACTGCAAATTGGATCTTAAAGCCATTGCGCTGCAAGCTCGGAATGCGGAATACAATCCCAAA CGTTTTGCTGCAGTCATTATGAGGATTAGAGAACCAAAAACAACAGCGCTGATTTTTGCTTCTGGGAAAATG GTCTGTACTGGAGCAAAAAGTGAACAGCAGTCGAAATTGGCAGCACGTAAA TATGCTAGAATCATCCAGAAGCTTGGTTTTCCTGCCAAGTTTAAG gattttaaaatccaGAATATTGTCGGTTCATGTGATGTTAAATTTCCCATAAGACTTGAAGGCCTTGCATATGCCCATGGTGCTTTCTCAAGT TATGAACCAGAGTTATTCCCGGGATTAATATACCGTATGAAACAACCAAAAATAGTGCTGCTGATTTTCGTCTCTGGGAAAATTGTTCTCACAGGAGCTAAG GTTAGAGACGAGACATACACTGCCTTCGAGAACATATACCCTGTGCTCACTGAATTCCGGAAGAATCAGCAATG A
- the LOC116024585 gene encoding uncharacterized protein LOC116024585 isoform X1: MPAATSFLSSPAGASHLPFSLVLISSSSSSTLKPHVGFIFNSLPKCPPRLLFSSPHAATGGRTSLLLRPSALAVDDALGQSADTFSVQPKIDKSGRFCSPRAARELALMTLYASCLEGTDPVRLFEKRLSIRREPGYEFDKECLTKYNHMSFGGPPVTTETLEEADQLELSDEKESEVEAEVLSAPPKLVYSKLILRFTRKLLVAVAEKWDSHVLVIDKVAPHNWKSEPAGRILELSILHLAMSEIAVLGTRHQIVINEAVDLAKRFCDGAAPRIINGCLRTFVKDLGGTSADRITNSSIKQSVFT; encoded by the exons ATGCCGGCGGCGACTTCCTTTCTCAGCTCTCCGGCCGGAGCTTCGCACCTCCCCTTCTCCCTTGTACtaatctcttcttcttcttcctccaccCTAAAACCCCACGTGGGGTTTATCTTCAATTCGCTCCCGAAATGCCCACCCCGCTTGCTCTTCTCTTCCCCGCACGCCGCCACCGGCGGCAGAACCTCTCTCCTCCTCCGCCCCTCGGCTCTCGCCGTCGACGACGCGCTTGGGCAATCCGCCGATACGTTCTCGGTGCAGCCCAAGATTGACAAGAGCGGGAGATTTTGCAGCCCCAGGGCGGCTCGGGAGCTTGCTCT GATGACTCTATATGCCTCGTGTTTAGAAGGGACTGACCCTGTTCGACTTTTCGAGAAAAGGTTGAGCATTAGAAGAG AACCTGGCTATGAATTTGATAAAGAGTGTTTAACGAAATATAACCATATGAGCTTTGGAGGGCCACCAGTGACAACAGAGACACTGGAGGAAGCTGATCAGCTTGAGCTCAGTGATGAAAAGGAGTCTGAAGTtg AAGCAGAAGTTCTGTCAGCACCCCCAAAGTTAGTTTACAGCAAACTAATTTTACG CTTCACCCGGAAACTTTTGGTTGCAGTTGCCGAGAAATGGGACAGCCATGTGCTCGTAATTGATAAAGTTGCGCCTCACAATTGGAAG AGTGAACCGGCTGGAAGAATCTTGGAACTTTCGATTCTTCATTTGGCAATGTCTGAAATTGCAGTGCTGGGAACTCGGCACCAAATAGTTATCAACGAG GCGGTAGATCTTGCAAAACGGTTCTGTGATGGGGCAGCACCTCGTATCATCAATGGTTGCCTCAGGACATTTGTGAAGGATCTCGGGGGAACTAGCGCTGACCGAATAACAAACTCAAGCATTAAGCAGTCGGTTTTTACTTAG
- the LOC116024585 gene encoding uncharacterized protein LOC116024585 isoform X2 produces MPAATSFLSSPAGASHLPFSLVLISSSSSSTLKPHVGFIFNSLPKCPPRLLFSSPHAATGGRTSLLLRPSALAVDDALGQSADTFSVQPKIDKSGRFCSPRAARELALMTLYASCLEGTDPVRLFEKRLSIRREAEVLSAPPKLVYSKLILRFTRKLLVAVAEKWDSHVLVIDKVAPHNWKSEPAGRILELSILHLAMSEIAVLGTRHQIVINEAVDLAKRFCDGAAPRIINGCLRTFVKDLGGTSADRITNSSIKQSVFT; encoded by the exons ATGCCGGCGGCGACTTCCTTTCTCAGCTCTCCGGCCGGAGCTTCGCACCTCCCCTTCTCCCTTGTACtaatctcttcttcttcttcctccaccCTAAAACCCCACGTGGGGTTTATCTTCAATTCGCTCCCGAAATGCCCACCCCGCTTGCTCTTCTCTTCCCCGCACGCCGCCACCGGCGGCAGAACCTCTCTCCTCCTCCGCCCCTCGGCTCTCGCCGTCGACGACGCGCTTGGGCAATCCGCCGATACGTTCTCGGTGCAGCCCAAGATTGACAAGAGCGGGAGATTTTGCAGCCCCAGGGCGGCTCGGGAGCTTGCTCT GATGACTCTATATGCCTCGTGTTTAGAAGGGACTGACCCTGTTCGACTTTTCGAGAAAAGGTTGAGCATTAGAAGAG AAGCAGAAGTTCTGTCAGCACCCCCAAAGTTAGTTTACAGCAAACTAATTTTACG CTTCACCCGGAAACTTTTGGTTGCAGTTGCCGAGAAATGGGACAGCCATGTGCTCGTAATTGATAAAGTTGCGCCTCACAATTGGAAG AGTGAACCGGCTGGAAGAATCTTGGAACTTTCGATTCTTCATTTGGCAATGTCTGAAATTGCAGTGCTGGGAACTCGGCACCAAATAGTTATCAACGAG GCGGTAGATCTTGCAAAACGGTTCTGTGATGGGGCAGCACCTCGTATCATCAATGGTTGCCTCAGGACATTTGTGAAGGATCTCGGGGGAACTAGCGCTGACCGAATAACAAACTCAAGCATTAAGCAGTCGGTTTTTACTTAG
- the LOC116024626 gene encoding uncharacterized protein At5g19025-like gives MRLPMVDCRSLIEFCRAFEPRRNRNRFNANSQSKNRLSRNKNHCYFNLLAHPFCSDHSPMAAVDAVILILVLGSLGFLIIPYFKSVTCLVFPVLFDAVVEVISDAPVAYFVGLLATLLGVVVVIVAWEIIDLRSRRCGNPNCQGLRKAVEFDIQLESEECLKYLPPDASVNGNVFYNYGAKPLDLGQDRKELEAELKRMAPLNGRTVLIFRAPCGCPAGRLEVWGNKKIRKIKK, from the coding sequence ATGAGGTTACCAATGGTTGATTGCCGGAGTTTGATCGAGTTTTGCCGGGCGTTCGAGCCGCGGAGGAACCGGAACCGATTCAATGCGAATTCGCAGAGCAAGAACAGGCTGTCGCGGAACAAGAATCACTGCTACTTCAATCTCCTAGCTCATCCGTTTTGCAGCGATCACTCGCCCATGGCTGCTGTGGATGCGGTTATACTGATCCTGGTTTTGGGATCTCTAGGGTTCCTGATTATCCCCTATTTCAAATCGGTGACGTGCCTGGTTTTCCCCGTGCTGTTCGACGCCGTGGTGGAGGTCATCAGCGACGCCCCCGTCGCGTATTTCGTCGGCCTCCTGGCGACGCTCCTGGGAGTCGTGGTGGTGATCGTGGCCTGGGAGATCATCGATCTGCGGTCCCGGCGCTGCGGGAACCCCAATTGCCAGGGATTGCGGAAGGCGGTTGAGTTCGATATCCAGCTCGAGTCGGAGGAGTGCCTCAAGTATTTGCCGCCCGACGCGAGCGTCAACGGGAACGTGTTCTACAATTACGGGGCGAAACCGTTGGACCTGGGCCAGGATCGCAAGGAGCTGGAGGCGGAGCTCAAGCGGATGGCGCCTCTCAACGGCCGCACCGTCCTCATCTTCCGAGCGCCCTGCGGATGCCCCGCGGGGAGATTGGAAGTTTGGGGGAATAAGAAAATTCGTAAGATTAAGAAATGA